The following nucleotide sequence is from Synechococcus sp. CBW1004.
TCGAGCGCGGCCTCAAGCTGCTCGAGGCCTGCCCCGATGCGGTGATGGGCGCCGAGGCCCGTGAGGCGATGCGCCACCGCCTGCTGGAAGCCCGGGCCCAGTTGCGTGCCGCCCGGGCGCTGAGGGCGGCGGCCCCCTCCCCGATGGCGCTGGAGATGGCCACGATCACCCCCTGGCATGAGCTGCTCGTGGAGGTGTGGTCGCTGTCGGCGGCGCTACGGGCGGCGGGGATCAGCGTCTGAGCTGGATACGCAGGTCACCACGGGGCGCCCGGCCAGCGCCTCCATAGGATCCCCCCACCCTTGCCCCTGAGGCGTGAGCAGCCCTGCCACCCTGACGCCGCAGAGCGGCTCCCTGCCGTCCGAGCAGCTCCTGCCGGGGGGTGGTCGACTGAGCGGATCGGTGCGGGTGCCGGGCGACAAGTCGATCTCCCACCGTGCCCTGCTGTTCGGCGCCATCGCCGAGGGCGAGACGCGCATCGAGGGTCTGCTGCCGGCGGAGGATCCGCTGAGCACCGCCGCCTGCCTGCGGGCGATGGGGGTGGAGGTCTCCGAGATCGTGGCCGGCCAGCCGGTGTGGGTGCGCGGCGTTGGCCTCGATGGCTTCCGGGAGCCGGAGAATGTGCTCGACTGCGGCAACTCCGGCACCACGATGCGGCTGATGCTCGGCCTGCTGGCCGGGCGGGCTGGGCGCCATTTCGTGCTCAGCGGTGATGCCTCGCTGCGGCGCCGGCCGATGCGTCGCGTCGGTGGGCCGCTCGGCGAGATGGGCGCCTCGATCCATGGCCGCCAGGGCGGCAATCTGGCGCCGCTGGCGATCGAGGGGCAGAGCCTGCGTGGGGCCACGATCCGTACGCCGGTGGCCTCCGCCCAGGTGAAGAGCGCCCTTCTGCTGGCGGCCCTCACCGCCGGTGGCCCCACCACCGTGATCGAGCCGCACCTGTCGCGCGATCACAGCGAGCGGATGCTGCGCGCCTTCGGCGCCGATCTGCGCGTCGAAGCCCCCGAAGGCACCACGGTGACGGTGCACCCCGGGCCGTCTCTGCGTGGCCAGGAGGTGGTGGTGCCGGGCGACATCAGCTCGGCGGCCTTCTGGCTGGTCGCCGCCGCGATCACTCCCGGCAGCGACCTCACCATTGAGAACGTGGGCCTCAATCCCAGCCGTACCGGCATCCTCGAGGTGCTCGAGGCCATGGGTGCCCGCGTCGAGATCCTCAATCGCCGCGATGTGGCCGGCGAACCGGTGGGTGATCTGCGTGCCCAGCACGGCGCGCTGCGGCCGTTCACGATCGGCGGCGAGCTGATCCCCCGGCTCGTCGATGAGATCCCGATCCTGGCGGTGGCCGCCTGCTGCGCCGAAGGCGTCAGCCGCATCAGCGATGCCGCCGAGCTGCGCGTCAAGGAGACCGACCGGCTGGCGGTGATGGCCCGCCAGCTGGGGGCGATGGGCGCCCGCCTCCAGGAGCACCCCGATGGCCTCACGATCGAAGGCATCACCCCCCTGAAGGCCGCCACGGTGGACAGCGAGACCGATCACCGGGTGGCGATGAGCCTGGCGGTGGCCTCGCTGGTGGCCACAGGCGACACCGTGCTGCACGACCCGGGCGCCGCCGCCGTGTCCTATCCCGGCTTCTGGGACGACCTCAGTCGTCTGCGTGTCTGATGGCACCCTCCCCGCCTCGCCGGGCCAGGGTCTGACGATCCGCCGCGGCGGCGATGGCAGCTTCAGCCTCTGGAGCGAGGCGTTCCGCGAGGGGTTCCACAGCGGCCGCGGCGCCCGGCGCGAGGCCGAGGAAACGTTTCTGATCCCATCCGAACTGGAGCGGTTTCCACCCGGCCGCACGATCCGGGTGCTGGAGGTCTGTGTCGGCACCGGATCGAATCTGGCGGTGCTGCTCGAGGCCTGTGCCTCCCGGGGCCTGCCGCTCGACTGGGTCGGCCTGGAGCTCGCTGCCGAACCGCTGCAGCTGGCTCTGGGAGACCCTGCCTTCCGCGCGTCCTGGCCTCCGGCGACGCTGACGGTGCTCCAGGAGCTGCTGCAGCGGGGCCGTTGGCAGGCCGCCGTCTGCGGTGCCCCTGGCAGCGACAGGCACAGCGATGCATGCGCCGGCGACCAGCCCAGCGGCCCTGATCCTGGTTGCGTCAGCCATGGCCGCATGGTCTGGGGGGATGCCCGTCAGACGCTGCGGCAGCTGCGGGTGGAAGGCTGCGGCCGGTTTGATCTGATCTGGCATGACGCCTTCTCGCCC
It contains:
- a CDS encoding DUF2605 family protein — protein: MADPIPPGDAAALLESVLGPLLDDFSSSFERGLKLLEACPDAVMGAEAREAMRHRLLEARAQLRAARALRAAAPSPMALEMATITPWHELLVEVWSLSAALRAAGISV
- the aroA gene encoding 3-phosphoshikimate 1-carboxyvinyltransferase gives rise to the protein MSSPATLTPQSGSLPSEQLLPGGGRLSGSVRVPGDKSISHRALLFGAIAEGETRIEGLLPAEDPLSTAACLRAMGVEVSEIVAGQPVWVRGVGLDGFREPENVLDCGNSGTTMRLMLGLLAGRAGRHFVLSGDASLRRRPMRRVGGPLGEMGASIHGRQGGNLAPLAIEGQSLRGATIRTPVASAQVKSALLLAALTAGGPTTVIEPHLSRDHSERMLRAFGADLRVEAPEGTTVTVHPGPSLRGQEVVVPGDISSAAFWLVAAAITPGSDLTIENVGLNPSRTGILEVLEAMGARVEILNRRDVAGEPVGDLRAQHGALRPFTIGGELIPRLVDEIPILAVAACCAEGVSRISDAAELRVKETDRLAVMARQLGAMGARLQEHPDGLTIEGITPLKAATVDSETDHRVAMSLAVASLVATGDTVLHDPGAAAVSYPGFWDDLSRLRV
- a CDS encoding MnmC family methyltransferase; protein product: MSDGTLPASPGQGLTIRRGGDGSFSLWSEAFREGFHSGRGARREAEETFLIPSELERFPPGRTIRVLEVCVGTGSNLAVLLEACASRGLPLDWVGLELAAEPLQLALGDPAFRASWPPATLTVLQELLQRGRWQAAVCGAPGSDRHSDACAGDQPSGPDPGCVSHGRMVWGDARQTLRQLRVEGCGRFDLIWHDAFSPQRCPQLWSVEFLTQLTGLLGPEGRWLSYCSAAAVRETLQLAGLQLAALPTPEQRNDSARAWSGGTVASPGPLPACALWRALSPMEQEHLASGAGEPYRDPTGTGTAEEILANRRLAQAKALATGSRCSSSAWRRRWGVER